In Sphingomonas sp. LR60, the following are encoded in one genomic region:
- the infA gene encoding translation initiation factor IF-1: protein MAKEELLEMRGQVVELLPNAMFRVRLENDHEILGHTAGKMRKNRIRVLVGDEVLVELTPYDLTKGRITYRFMPGRGGPGPS from the coding sequence TTGGCGAAAGAAGAACTCCTCGAGATGCGCGGGCAGGTGGTGGAGCTACTCCCCAATGCGATGTTCCGCGTCCGGCTCGAGAACGATCACGAAATCCTCGGCCACACCGCCGGCAAGATGCGCAAGAACCGCATTCGCGTGCTGGTGGGCGACGAAGTCCTGGTGGAACTGACCCCCTACGATCTGACCAAGGGGCGGATCACCTACCGCTTCATGCCGGGTCGCGGTGGCCCGGGCCCGTCCTGA
- a CDS encoding DNA gyrase inhibitor YacG, with protein sequence MSMTRCPICTAPSVPDHAPFCSRGCKDRDLLQWLGEGYRLPGETIDTESLDSRADTD encoded by the coding sequence ATGAGCATGACCCGCTGCCCGATCTGCACCGCTCCGTCGGTCCCCGACCACGCGCCCTTCTGCAGCCGCGGCTGCAAGGACCGTGACCTGTTGCAATGGCTCGGCGAAGGCTATCGCCTGCCCGGCGAAACAATCGACACGGAATCGCTGGACAGCCGCGCCGACACGGACTAG
- a CDS encoding glycoside hydrolase family 43 protein, with product MTIRNPILRGFNPDPSIVRVGGDYYIATSTFEWFPGVQIHHSRDLANWSLAARPLCRASQLDMRGNPDSCGVWASDLSHAHGRFHLIYTDVKRYGRTTVDGAKGVSLRDFHNYWVWSDRIDGEWSDPVHLNSSGFDPALFHDDDGRSWLLNMLWDHRPDRKRFGGIVAQEIDLTTGRMIGERRVIFEGTPLGFTEGPHLYKRNGWYHLLVAEGGTERGHAVVMARARSLFGPYEAHPDGPVLTARDRPDAALQRTGHGDLVETPEGETWLAYLCGRPLPASDRCVLGRETAIQPMLWGGDDWLRPAAPQLEVPGPAGATPPIEARDAFTGPDLPMAFQWLRTPRPERLFSLTERAGHLRLYGRETIGSLFEQALVARRQQAFRYHAETSVEFVPEHFQQAAGLVCYYNSTKFHFLHLTADDAGRRLLQVLSVLPIGEGATTLSAPIYVDDGPIALRVEVDHEAMRFGFRSAADAAWQWLGETFDASLLSDEATLPGLPNFTGGFVGIACQDMSGGGLAADFRYFDYVEQDEPSR from the coding sequence ATGACCATCCGCAACCCCATCCTGCGCGGGTTCAATCCCGACCCGTCGATCGTCCGCGTCGGCGGCGACTATTACATCGCCACCTCGACCTTCGAGTGGTTTCCGGGCGTGCAGATCCACCATTCGCGCGATCTGGCGAATTGGTCGCTCGCCGCGCGTCCGCTGTGTCGCGCGTCGCAACTCGACATGCGCGGCAATCCGGATTCATGCGGGGTGTGGGCGTCGGACCTCAGCCATGCGCACGGCCGCTTCCACCTGATCTATACCGACGTGAAGCGCTATGGCCGGACGACCGTAGACGGCGCGAAGGGCGTGTCGTTGCGCGACTTCCACAATTACTGGGTGTGGAGCGACCGCATCGACGGCGAATGGTCGGACCCGGTGCATCTGAACAGCAGCGGCTTCGACCCCGCGCTGTTCCACGACGACGATGGTCGCAGCTGGCTGCTCAACATGTTGTGGGATCATCGTCCCGATCGCAAGCGCTTCGGCGGGATCGTCGCGCAGGAGATCGACCTCACGACCGGGCGGATGATCGGCGAGCGGCGCGTGATCTTCGAGGGGACGCCGCTCGGCTTCACCGAGGGACCGCATCTCTACAAGCGCAACGGCTGGTATCATCTGCTGGTGGCGGAAGGCGGGACCGAGCGCGGCCATGCGGTGGTGATGGCGCGTGCGCGCAGCCTGTTCGGGCCGTACGAGGCGCATCCCGACGGGCCGGTGCTCACCGCGCGCGATCGGCCCGACGCGGCGCTTCAGCGCACCGGTCATGGCGATCTGGTCGAAACGCCGGAGGGCGAGACGTGGCTGGCATATCTGTGCGGTCGGCCGCTGCCGGCCAGCGACCGCTGCGTGCTGGGGCGTGAAACCGCGATCCAGCCGATGCTTTGGGGCGGGGACGACTGGCTGCGCCCGGCCGCGCCGCAACTCGAGGTACCCGGACCCGCGGGCGCGACGCCGCCGATCGAGGCACGCGACGCGTTCACCGGCCCTGACCTCCCCATGGCGTTCCAGTGGCTGCGTACGCCCCGTCCGGAGCGGCTGTTCAGCCTGACGGAGCGCGCGGGGCATCTGCGGTTGTACGGGCGCGAGACGATCGGCAGCCTCTTCGAACAGGCGCTGGTGGCGCGGCGCCAGCAGGCGTTCCGCTATCATGCGGAGACATCGGTCGAGTTCGTGCCGGAGCATTTCCAGCAGGCGGCGGGGCTGGTCTGCTATTACAATTCGACCAAGTTCCACTTCCTGCACCTGACCGCCGATGATGCGGGGCGGCGGCTGTTGCAGGTGTTGTCGGTGTTGCCGATCGGCGAGGGGGCTACGACGCTGTCCGCACCGATCTACGTTGACGACGGTCCGATCGCGCTGCGGGTCGAGGTGGATCATGAGGCGATGCGCTTCGGCTTCCGTTCGGCGGCCGACGCGGCGTGGCAGTGGCTGGGCGAGACGTTCGATGCCAGCCTGTTGTCCGACGAGGCGACCTTGCCGGGGCTGCCGAACTTCACCGGCGGCTTCGTCGGTATCGCCTGCCAGGACATGTCGGGGGGCGGGCTTGCGGCGGATTTCCGGTACTTCGACTATGTCGAGCAGGACGAGCCTTCGCGCTGA
- a CDS encoding SDR family oxidoreductase — MTPTLKPLADQVILITGASSGIGLVTARLAAKRGARVVLVSRDGDALVRIVREITEAGGHADFAIADVGDLRDVQRAATKAVERFGRIDTWVNDAGVAIYAKLLDTPMDEHEQLLRTNYFGAVHGCLTAVEHLQRAGGALITVGSIVADIPSPGMGAYAASKHAVKGYVDSLRIEINADRLPISVTLIKPSGIDTPIADHAANHLDGAALLPPPVYDPELVAEAILDAAEHRRRDVTVGGTGRLQVLTAQHFPSLLDRLGGTLLPWLRDPKRPPSRHDNLAAPVANGKERSHDQHGRRVSVYETAGRHPFATATAAGAAMGLAALALLRTRHSDR, encoded by the coding sequence ATGACTCCGACGCTCAAGCCGCTCGCCGATCAGGTCATCCTCATCACCGGTGCCAGTTCCGGGATCGGGCTCGTCACCGCCCGTCTGGCCGCAAAGCGCGGCGCGCGCGTCGTGCTGGTGTCGCGTGATGGCGATGCGTTGGTGCGGATCGTTCGGGAGATCACCGAGGCTGGCGGGCACGCCGATTTCGCGATCGCCGATGTCGGCGACCTGCGCGACGTGCAACGTGCGGCGACGAAGGCCGTCGAGCGGTTCGGCCGCATCGACACCTGGGTCAACGATGCCGGCGTCGCGATCTATGCCAAGTTGCTCGACACGCCGATGGACGAGCACGAGCAATTGCTGCGCACCAATTATTTCGGTGCGGTCCACGGATGCCTCACCGCGGTCGAGCATCTGCAACGCGCGGGCGGCGCGCTGATCACGGTCGGCTCGATCGTCGCGGACATTCCCAGCCCCGGCATGGGTGCGTATGCTGCGAGCAAGCACGCCGTGAAGGGCTATGTCGACTCGCTGCGGATCGAGATCAACGCCGATCGGCTTCCGATCTCGGTGACGCTCATCAAGCCGTCGGGGATCGACACCCCGATCGCGGATCATGCCGCCAATCACCTCGATGGGGCGGCGCTGCTCCCGCCGCCGGTCTACGATCCTGAGCTGGTGGCCGAAGCGATCCTCGACGCGGCCGAACACCGCCGCCGCGACGTGACGGTGGGCGGCACCGGCCGCCTGCAGGTGCTGACCGCACAGCATTTCCCCAGCCTGCTCGACCGCCTCGGCGGCACGTTGCTGCCATGGCTGCGCGATCCGAAGCGCCCGCCAAGCCGCCACGACAATCTCGCCGCCCCCGTCGCCAATGGCAAGGAGCGGTCACACGACCAACACGGCCGGCGCGTCAGCGTCTACGAAACCGCTGGCCGCCATCCGTTCGCCACCGCCACCGCCGCAGGGGCGGCGATGGGTCTTGCCGCGCTGGCGCTGTTGCGCACGCGGCACAGCGATCGCTAG
- a CDS encoding LacI family DNA-binding transcriptional regulator: MTQSTRRRRGVTIIDVAKHAGVSPMSVSRVINGDAGVREGTRAIINEAIKALNYTPNLMARSLVTSREIRIGVIYSNPSAAFMSDFLAGVFEEASSRAAQLILLKGENGGAPSPEAIDRLLGAGVGGVILAPPLGEIASVRTMLHDARVPVALVGARAADAISVGIDDRQAAYDMTRHLIGMGHRRLGFVVGNTDQQASTARLDGFHAAIDAVDGVEAQIAQGDFSYASGLLAGERLLDGPAPPTAIFASNDDMAAAIVSVAHRRHLDVPGDLTVTGFDDTTAAITLWPPLTTIRQPVQQLAAEALQLLIREMRAGAPLPVGERARVLGHMLIERDSTASPARSA, translated from the coding sequence TTGACCCAATCCACCCGGCGACGTCGCGGCGTCACGATCATCGACGTGGCCAAACATGCCGGCGTTTCGCCGATGTCGGTGTCGCGCGTCATCAACGGCGATGCCGGGGTGCGCGAGGGGACGCGCGCGATCATCAACGAGGCGATCAAGGCGCTAAACTACACGCCCAATCTCATGGCGCGCAGCCTCGTCACCTCGCGCGAGATCCGCATCGGCGTGATCTATTCCAACCCCAGCGCCGCGTTCATGAGCGACTTCCTCGCCGGGGTCTTCGAAGAGGCGTCGAGCCGCGCCGCGCAGTTGATCCTTCTGAAAGGCGAAAACGGCGGTGCGCCCTCGCCCGAGGCGATCGACCGCTTGCTCGGCGCCGGGGTCGGCGGGGTGATTCTCGCGCCGCCGCTGGGCGAGATCGCGAGCGTCCGCACGATGTTGCACGATGCGCGGGTGCCTGTCGCCCTGGTCGGCGCGCGCGCCGCCGACGCGATCTCGGTCGGGATCGACGATCGTCAGGCCGCCTATGACATGACCCGCCATCTGATCGGCATGGGGCATCGCCGACTGGGGTTCGTCGTCGGCAACACCGACCAGCAGGCCAGCACCGCCCGCCTCGATGGCTTCCACGCGGCGATCGATGCGGTGGATGGCGTGGAGGCTCAAATCGCGCAGGGCGATTTCAGCTACGCGTCCGGGCTCCTTGCCGGGGAACGATTGCTCGACGGCCCGGCGCCGCCGACCGCGATCTTCGCGAGCAACGACGACATGGCGGCGGCGATCGTGTCGGTCGCCCACCGCCGGCACCTCGACGTGCCGGGCGACCTGACGGTCACCGGGTTCGACGACACGACCGCGGCGATTACCCTATGGCCGCCGCTCACCACAATCCGCCAGCCCGTCCAGCAACTCGCCGCGGAGGCGCTGCAATTGCTGATCCGCGAGATGCGCGCCGGCGCGCCGCTCCCCGTCGGTGAGCGCGCGCGAGTGCTGGGCCACATGCTGATCGAGCGCGACTCTACCGCTTCGCCGGCCCGCTCAGCGTAG
- a CDS encoding MFS transporter, with protein MRRFRSVRWTIIGLFVGAMVINYLTRSILGVAAPAIMTEQGISSAQYSWITGAFQFGIMFQPVAGYLLDLIGLKIGFTLFVAVWSLITMGHGLATGWLGFAGLRGALGLVEGSAQPAGMKVVAEWFPARERGLAGGIYQIGASFGAVFAPMLVAWAVFHHSWRAAFFVAGGLGLAWVVAWLAWYAPPQRHRAITAEEQRLIVDGQEPALARHRRRPPLRELLRRRNLWTIAATRFLADPVWGMLSLWMPLYLVKVRHFDLTQIAMFAWLPFLAADLGCLFGPAVVAWLQRRGVDLIDARRGAFTLGAVLMTGMMFVGTASSPLAAVALLSLGGFAHQTLSVTVITMASDLFPQDQVATATGVSGTAANLGVLIFTLVLGSMVDSVGYQPFFVMLGLLDLVGAALLWTLIRKPA; from the coding sequence TTGAGGCGATTTCGATCGGTGCGCTGGACGATCATCGGGCTGTTCGTCGGCGCGATGGTCATCAATTATCTGACGCGCAGCATCCTAGGGGTCGCGGCGCCCGCGATCATGACCGAGCAGGGCATCTCGTCCGCGCAATATTCGTGGATCACCGGCGCCTTTCAGTTCGGGATCATGTTCCAGCCGGTCGCGGGATATCTGCTCGACCTGATCGGGCTGAAGATCGGCTTCACCCTGTTCGTCGCGGTTTGGTCGCTGATTACCATGGGGCATGGGCTGGCGACCGGCTGGCTGGGGTTCGCCGGACTGCGCGGCGCGCTCGGGCTGGTCGAAGGATCGGCGCAACCCGCGGGGATGAAGGTCGTCGCGGAGTGGTTTCCGGCGCGCGAGCGCGGGCTGGCCGGCGGCATCTACCAGATTGGCGCGTCGTTCGGCGCGGTCTTCGCACCCATGCTGGTGGCATGGGCGGTGTTCCACCACAGCTGGCGCGCCGCCTTCTTCGTCGCGGGCGGGCTTGGGCTGGCGTGGGTCGTCGCATGGCTGGCGTGGTACGCACCGCCGCAGCGACACCGCGCGATCACCGCCGAGGAACAGCGGCTGATCGTCGATGGGCAGGAGCCTGCACTGGCGCGGCATCGTCGCCGGCCGCCGCTGCGCGAACTGCTGCGGCGTCGCAACCTGTGGACGATCGCGGCGACGCGGTTCCTCGCCGATCCGGTGTGGGGCATGTTGTCGCTGTGGATGCCGCTGTATCTGGTGAAGGTGCGGCATTTCGACCTGACGCAGATCGCGATGTTCGCATGGCTGCCGTTCCTGGCCGCCGATCTCGGTTGCCTGTTCGGACCGGCGGTGGTGGCGTGGTTGCAGCGGCGCGGCGTCGACCTGATCGACGCGCGGCGCGGCGCGTTCACGCTGGGCGCGGTGTTGATGACCGGGATGATGTTCGTCGGCACGGCGAGCAGCCCGCTCGCCGCCGTCGCGCTGCTCAGCCTCGGCGGCTTCGCGCATCAGACCTTGTCGGTGACCGTCATCACGATGGCGTCCGATCTGTTTCCGCAGGATCAGGTGGCGACCGCGACGGGCGTCTCCGGCACTGCGGCCAACCTCGGCGTGCTGATCTTCACGCTGGTGCTGGGATCGATGGTCGATAGTGTCGGCTACCAACCCTTTTTCGTCATGCTCGGGCTGCTCGACCTCGTCGGTGCCGCGCTGTTGTGGACCCTGATCAGAAAGCCGGCATGA
- a CDS encoding M61 family metallopeptidase: MAGRLQGAPRVLKGWQAAEETSVRTAWMMVAGGLGLATSVQAQATRDVQYDLSFPDAAHHRAQIVATWRGVPAGPLRVEMARSSPGRYALHEFGKNVFAVTAQDGAGRPLPLTRTDPYGWSVAGHDGTVVIRYTLFGNRGDGTYVQIDTRHAHLNPPAALMWANGFDAAPVRVRIVSPEPGWTIATQLPPVAKQSNTFSASDLQYLMDSPIEVARQDIREWPVGEGKQRYTIRLAVHHDGTAAEVDRLAAQVQQLIPQHRKLFGEWPRFDHGSYTFLADYTPQISGDGMEHRNSTVVTTPTPLDGTNAVQLSTISHEFFHAWNVERLRPRELEPFDFTRANATPSLWFAEGFTNYYGPLMLRRAGLTDIDGWARTTAATLNTVLFSPARRNGGPQEMSLRAPFADAATSIDPVAPDVYLSYYPYGQIVALALDLSIRQRFPKRTLDDVMRYLWQTYGKTERPYAPDDLRRGLATVTGDATFADAFFAASVTGSALPNFVPLLAQAGLVLRPAAPRHGYIGAGAVTETPAGVALSAAPVSGSPLNGAGLDAGDRIVAIDGAPIADAAGWNAALALLRPGATVTIRFARTGIEQQRSLRALADPRLEIVRVETIGGKLSARQRAFRDQWLNG; encoded by the coding sequence GTGGCGGGGCGATTGCAGGGCGCGCCGCGCGTGCTCAAGGGATGGCAGGCTGCGGAGGAGACGAGCGTGCGAACGGCATGGATGATGGTGGCAGGCGGGCTGGGGCTGGCGACGTCGGTACAGGCGCAAGCCACACGCGACGTCCAATATGACCTGTCGTTTCCCGATGCGGCGCATCATCGCGCGCAGATCGTCGCGACGTGGCGCGGCGTGCCCGCCGGGCCGCTGCGCGTGGAGATGGCGCGATCCTCGCCGGGGCGTTACGCGCTGCACGAATTCGGCAAGAACGTCTTCGCGGTCACCGCGCAGGACGGGGCAGGGCGACCGTTGCCGCTGACGCGCACCGACCCTTATGGCTGGAGCGTCGCCGGGCACGACGGCACCGTGGTGATCCGCTACACGCTGTTCGGCAATCGCGGTGACGGCACCTATGTGCAGATCGACACGCGCCACGCGCACCTCAATCCACCCGCGGCGTTGATGTGGGCCAACGGCTTCGATGCCGCGCCGGTGCGCGTCAGGATCGTGTCTCCCGAACCCGGCTGGACGATCGCGACGCAACTTCCACCGGTCGCAAAACAGTCGAACACCTTCTCCGCGTCCGACCTGCAATATCTCATGGACAGCCCGATCGAGGTCGCGCGGCAGGACATCCGCGAGTGGCCGGTCGGGGAGGGGAAGCAGCGCTACACGATCCGGCTGGCGGTGCACCACGACGGGACCGCCGCCGAGGTCGACCGGCTCGCGGCGCAGGTGCAGCAACTGATCCCGCAGCATCGCAAGCTGTTCGGCGAATGGCCGCGCTTCGATCACGGCAGCTACACGTTCCTCGCCGATTACACGCCGCAGATCTCCGGCGACGGCATGGAACATCGCAATTCGACGGTCGTGACGACACCGACCCCGCTCGACGGCACCAACGCCGTACAGCTTTCGACGATTTCGCACGAGTTCTTCCATGCCTGGAACGTCGAGCGCTTGCGCCCGCGTGAGCTGGAGCCGTTCGACTTCACGCGCGCCAATGCGACGCCCTCTTTGTGGTTCGCGGAGGGCTTCACCAATTACTACGGGCCGTTGATGCTGCGTCGTGCCGGGCTGACCGATATCGACGGTTGGGCACGGACGACCGCGGCGACGCTCAACACCGTGTTGTTCTCGCCCGCGCGCCGCAACGGTGGTCCGCAGGAAATGAGCCTGCGCGCGCCGTTCGCCGATGCCGCGACCTCGATCGATCCGGTCGCGCCGGACGTCTATCTATCCTATTACCCGTACGGACAAATCGTCGCGTTGGCGCTGGACCTGTCGATCCGGCAGCGCTTCCCCAAGCGAACGCTCGACGATGTCATGCGCTATCTGTGGCAGACGTATGGAAAGACCGAGCGGCCTTATGCGCCGGACGACCTGCGGCGCGGGCTCGCGACGGTGACCGGCGACGCCACGTTCGCCGATGCCTTTTTCGCCGCCTCCGTGACGGGTAGCGCGCTGCCGAATTTCGTCCCGCTGCTCGCACAGGCCGGACTGGTGTTGCGCCCGGCCGCGCCGCGGCACGGCTATATCGGCGCAGGTGCCGTGACGGAAACGCCTGCCGGCGTGGCGCTGTCGGCGGCACCTGTCTCGGGCTCGCCGCTTAATGGCGCCGGCCTGGACGCCGGTGACCGGATCGTCGCGATCGACGGTGCGCCGATCGCCGATGCGGCGGGCTGGAACGCCGCGCTGGCGCTGCTGAGGCCCGGTGCGACGGTGACGATCCGCTTCGCGCGAACGGGCATCGAGCAACAACGCAGCCTGCGGGCGCTGGCCGATCCGCGGCTGGAGATCGTGCGGGTCGAGACGATCGGCGGCAAGCTGAGCGCCAGACAGCGCGCTTTCCGCGACCAATGGCTAAACGGATAA
- a CDS encoding response regulator yields the protein MSATIAGERTRSTTVLIVEDELFVRMIGADALEEAGYAVIEAACADEALAVLEAADDVEVLFTDIRMPGSMDGLKLAEVVHERWPAIRILLTSGDTRPSRDDIPDDGRFLAKPYRFESLSRELTMLLDGR from the coding sequence ATGTCAGCTACGATCGCCGGGGAGAGAACCCGCTCCACCACCGTCTTAATCGTCGAGGACGAATTGTTCGTCCGCATGATCGGTGCCGATGCGCTGGAAGAGGCAGGCTATGCGGTCATCGAGGCGGCCTGTGCCGACGAGGCGCTCGCGGTGCTGGAGGCGGCGGACGATGTCGAGGTGCTGTTCACCGATATCCGGATGCCCGGCTCGATGGACGGGCTCAAGCTGGCGGAGGTGGTCCACGAACGCTGGCCTGCGATCCGCATCCTATTGACCTCGGGCGACACGCGCCCGTCGCGCGACGACATCCCGGACGATGGCCGGTTCCTCGCCAAGCCTTATCGCTTCGAAAGCCTGTCGCGCGAACTGACGATGCTGCTCGACGGCCGCTGA
- a CDS encoding ribonuclease, whose product MAEWLYEDGIGEARAALIAGDRILAARIELPETLRVGTIARARLTEKLIATLDDGQEVILDRAPPGVTLGALATIEVIREAIPEPGRAKRPRARVTDAAPAPGPDLLARITATPHPVRTLRAHQPDALEAAGWSEVIEEAQTGEIAFAGGALRMTPTPAMTLFDVDGDGPLDQLAIRAATAVALAIRRHAIGGSIGIDFPSIAGKALRQEVAAALDAALPPPFERTAVNGFGFLQIVRPRPRASLPERVRDDPAGTAARAALRQLERVPPDAPNAIRLSAPVRTRLESRPDWIELLVRRTGRAPIFD is encoded by the coding sequence TTGGCTGAATGGCTCTATGAGGACGGGATCGGCGAGGCGCGCGCCGCGCTGATCGCCGGCGACCGCATCCTCGCCGCGCGCATCGAACTGCCCGAAACCCTGCGCGTCGGCACCATCGCCCGCGCCCGCCTCACCGAGAAGCTGATCGCGACGCTTGACGACGGGCAGGAAGTGATCCTCGACCGCGCGCCACCCGGCGTGACGCTCGGCGCGCTGGCGACGATCGAAGTGATCCGCGAGGCGATCCCCGAACCCGGCCGCGCCAAGCGCCCGCGTGCGCGCGTCACCGATGCCGCACCCGCCCCCGGCCCCGATCTGCTCGCGCGCATCACCGCGACGCCGCACCCGGTCCGCACCCTCCGCGCGCACCAGCCCGACGCGCTCGAGGCCGCCGGCTGGTCGGAGGTGATCGAGGAAGCGCAGACCGGCGAGATCGCCTTCGCGGGCGGCGCGCTGCGTATGACCCCGACCCCGGCGATGACCCTGTTCGACGTCGATGGCGACGGCCCGCTCGACCAGCTCGCGATCCGCGCCGCCACCGCCGTCGCGCTTGCGATCCGCCGCCACGCGATCGGCGGATCGATCGGCATCGATTTCCCCAGCATCGCGGGCAAGGCGCTCCGGCAGGAGGTCGCCGCCGCGCTCGACGCCGCGCTGCCGCCGCCGTTCGAGCGTACCGCGGTCAACGGCTTCGGCTTCCTCCAGATCGTCCGCCCGCGCCCCCGCGCCTCGCTGCCCGAGCGCGTCCGCGACGATCCCGCGGGCACCGCCGCCCGGGCCGCGCTGCGCCAGCTCGAGCGCGTGCCCCCCGACGCGCCCAACGCGATCCGCCTCTCCGCCCCGGTCCGCACGCGGCTCGAATCCCGTCCCGACTGGATCGAGCTGCTGGTGCGCCGCACCGGTCGCGCCCCCATATTCGATTGA
- a CDS encoding Maf family protein has protein sequence MTRLVLASSSPRRRDLLARIGVVPDRIVAPEIDETPHPRELPRAYALRLAVEKARAVPRAADEAVLAGDTTIALGRRILPPATDEAIQRTLLGLLSGRRHHALSAVCTIAPDGTERARLADTIVAFKPLSPAEVDAYVACGEGLGKAGGYAIQGRAEAFVRFLHGSHSGVIGLPLFETRALLAASGIAFG, from the coding sequence ATGACCCGCCTCGTCCTCGCCTCCTCCTCACCGCGCCGTCGCGACCTGCTCGCGCGGATCGGTGTCGTGCCGGATCGGATCGTCGCGCCCGAGATCGACGAGACGCCGCACCCGCGCGAATTGCCACGCGCCTATGCGCTGCGTCTCGCGGTTGAAAAGGCGCGTGCGGTGCCGCGGGCGGCGGACGAAGCGGTGCTGGCCGGCGACACGACGATCGCGCTGGGCCGCCGCATACTGCCCCCCGCCACCGACGAGGCGATCCAGCGCACGCTGCTGGGCCTGCTCTCCGGGCGTCGCCACCATGCGCTGTCGGCGGTCTGCACGATCGCGCCCGATGGCACCGAGCGCGCCCGGCTCGCGGACACGATCGTCGCGTTCAAGCCGCTCTCCCCTGCCGAGGTCGACGCCTATGTCGCGTGCGGCGAGGGGCTGGGTAAGGCCGGCGGCTATGCGATCCAAGGCCGCGCCGAGGCGTTCGTACGCTTCCTCCACGGCAGCCACTCCGGCGTGATCGGACTGCCGCTATTCGAGACGCGCGCACTGCTCGCCGCGAGCGGCATCGCCTTTGGCTGA
- a CDS encoding DUF1206 domain-containing protein, with product MNANSRLTALTRIGFATRGLLYIVIALLILRTGRAEDPSGAIEYLGQGGGQVLLGVIAAGLTAYGIWRLADAALDIERHGADRKGMLERVGAGVSGAIHLLLAWQSVQLMRGAALSGDGTQESARTAMQLPGGWALVLIGAAVLCVLGVVQLAKAVKGSFLRYLAPAIARQQWVQWSGRAGYAARGLVFLISGYLLARAGIEEQASQAGGMARVLSWLTNPFDLIVGVGLFAFGLFSLVEARYRQLHDVPVDGAIRRATSWR from the coding sequence ATGAACGCCAACTCGCGCCTGACGGCCTTGACCCGCATCGGCTTCGCGACGCGTGGCCTGCTCTACATCGTCATCGCTCTGCTGATCCTGCGAACCGGGAGAGCCGAGGATCCCAGCGGGGCGATCGAATATCTCGGCCAAGGTGGCGGGCAGGTCCTGCTCGGCGTCATCGCCGCTGGATTGACCGCTTATGGCATCTGGCGTCTGGCGGATGCCGCGCTCGACATCGAGCGCCACGGTGCCGACCGCAAGGGGATGCTGGAACGCGTCGGCGCCGGGGTGAGCGGCGCGATCCATCTGCTGCTCGCGTGGCAGTCGGTCCAATTGATGCGCGGCGCGGCCTTGTCCGGCGACGGCACGCAGGAAAGCGCCCGCACCGCCATGCAGCTACCCGGCGGATGGGCGCTGGTGCTGATCGGTGCCGCCGTGCTCTGCGTGCTGGGCGTGGTCCAGCTCGCCAAGGCGGTGAAGGGCTCGTTCCTGCGCTATCTCGCTCCCGCAATCGCGCGACAGCAATGGGTGCAATGGAGCGGCCGCGCCGGCTATGCGGCACGCGGTCTCGTGTTCCTCATCAGCGGCTATCTGCTCGCACGCGCCGGGATCGAGGAACAGGCAAGTCAGGCCGGCGGCATGGCGCGGGTGCTGTCGTGGCTGACCAACCCATTCGACCTGATCGTCGGCGTCGGCCTGTTCGCCTTCGGCCTGTTTAGCCTCGTTGAGGCACGCTACCGGCAATTGCACGACGTTCCGGTCGATGGCGCGATACGGCGCGCGACCAGCTGGCGATAG